The following is a genomic window from Coriobacteriia bacterium.
CATCTCCGGGATGCGAGTCATGAAGAAGAACAATGCCGTGGGGACTCACGAAGGAGAAGTAGTCCTTGAAGTCGCGCAGCACTGACTCCCGCGAGTGATCCGCGTCAATGAACAACATGTCGATTGACATGGGGCTCTCATGAAGCTGCCGGGCGAAGTCCTGCGTCGTGGCACACACGAACCGAGCATTCGGAGCAGGCTCCATGTACTCGCCGGATGCAGGGCCGGCGTCAACGCCTACGAGCTGTTCTGCGAAGGGGATCACCTGATTGAACAGCTCGCACTGGTAGAGACCAAGCTCGACGTACACACATGGGCGGAGAAGGGCAGCCAGGCGGACGATGAAGTCCACATGCCAGTTCAGAGGTGCCGGGGCTCCCACGCGGTTCGTTGCCATATAGCGTCCACACTCGAGTCTCGCCGAAGACGCCGACCGGACGAACAAGATGCAGTCAGCTTGTCTGAGCGTAACTGGCGCGTCAAGCCAGCTCCAACGGCCCTTCCTCCGTGGTGCCGCCGCACGCAACGCGCGGCGTTGGGCAGGGCGCGGACTGTCGGCATACTATGATAGCGACCCGTCATACGCGCCCAATGGAGGACGCATGGAGACTGAACGCCCCTACATCACCGAAGGTCAGTTCGGCATCCGCTACCTCGTCCACCCGGAGTCGGCGTTGGACAAGCACATCGTCGACAGCGGCATGTTGCCGGACTGGATAGCCACGAGGCTCGGCGAGCTGATCCCGCCCGACTCCGTCGTCTTGGACATAGGCGCGAACGCGGGGCTCGTGACACTGCCCCTCGCGCGACTGGCCGTACCCGAAGGCACCGTCCATGCGTTCGAGCCGGACTTCCAGAACGCGAGCCAGCTGCAGACAAACGTCGAACTGAACAGGCTGAGCAACGTGGTCGTGGTTCCGGCTGCGGTCCAGGACGACCCATCTGTGGAAACCGTGACGCTCCACGTGAGACGCGCCATCGATGGCGACGGCAAGACGAACCGTGGACTGTCGAGCCTGCATCGGCTCTCGGTGCACGAAGTCCGCGACGAGCACGTACTGGCCACCACAATCGACCGGTATGTGAACGAGAACGACATCGGCCCGGTGCGGTTCATGAAGGTGGATGTCGAGGGAGCCGAGCTGGAAGTCCTTCGTGGCGGAGATGCCACCATCCGCCGAGACCTGCCGATCATCCTTTACGAGTACTCGTCGATCATCGACGGCCTCGGCGGCGGCGACGGCAGTCTGCGCAGCTTCTCGCACCTGTCGAGCATGGGATACAGACAGTACGAGATCGACCGCGAGATCAGGCTCATCGCGCTCGACGAGCCGCGAAGCGAACCGATGGACTCGAACGTCCTCTGTATCCACAAATCGAGTCCCGTGCGGATCCCGACCGACTGGTTCGAGGCACAAGAATAGCGCGCCAGGCCGGCAGGATCCGGCGGAGTCTACGTCCGCCGCCGCATCCAGAAGCTGCCGCTCCCGAGCTTGTCGGCGGCGGGGTCGTAGTGCGGGAATGCGCGCCTGAAGACGTCGAGGTGGCGGGACTGGAGGAACGCCATTGCGAGCAGCACCTCGAACTCGCTGTTGAAGGCCAAGAACGCCTTGAGCAGGTACTGTTCGGTCCAGAACATCGGGGTGGAGCTCGTGGCGTAGCTTCGCGGATACTCGTCGGGCATGGGGATGTCGTGGACGTGCACCACCACGCCGGGCTGCAGACGCGGAATGACCTCCAAGAAGAGGAAGTTCACGTCCCCACCGATACGCACCACGTGTCCCGAATCGATGAAGAGGATGTCGCCGCTACCGAGCTTGTCGAAGAACGACGGCTCCAGGAGCTCGACGCGCTCCTTGACGAGCGTGGTCCGCTCGCCGACCCCTCGCGTGACCGCCGCTTCCACCGGGTAGGGATCGACGATCGTGTGCTCTCCCGCGCCATTCAACTCAAGCGCCTTGGCGATGACGCGGGAGGACATGCCCGAGCCGATCTCGATGACGTGGCGCGGCCTATGGTGCCGCACCATCATGTGCGTCGAGCCAGCGCAGCCGAAACTGAAGGAACCGTTGTCGGTGAAGAACCCGTTCGACTCGGCGTCGACGGTGGCCGGCCACGCGCACTCGTCGCCGAACTGCGCGCCGAGCGAGAGCAGGAGATCCTTCTGATCATCGGCGCGGAAGTCCACGCCGGGCAGCTCGCTGCACGTAGCCCACACATCGCGCTCGACCAGGTCCCCCACGTCGGGTATCGGGTGGTAGAAGTGGATCGGGACCGGAAGGAACCCCTGCTGCAGACAGAACGCGGTGTACCTGCCGGTCGTCAGCTCCGAGCGCAGCTGCATCAAAGCCATTGCCATCTGCTCGTCGGACAGGCGCATGTGTCCTCCCGGTTCCGATGAGGTTTTCGGCTCTCAGCCCTTCGCCGAGATCGCTTCCCTGTAGATTCGCTCCATCGTGTCCGCGACGAGCCGCGAATCGAACCTGCTCATGTCCTTGGGCGGCTGGTGCAGTTCGTAGCCGAGGATCTCCCCGGCCTCGTCGACCTCGTAGATCCACCCAGGCTTGCCACACGCCCACCCCTCGATGGTCGTGCGACCGAGGAGCACGCCGGCGGTCTCGGTGGCGTCATAGATGTAGCGCTCGATGTCCCAGACCGGCGCTTCGACCGTGACGTGCGGCAGATCGACGTTGTCGAGGTAGTCGGCGTGTCGCTGGCCGACGATCCGAAGGTCGAAGTCCTCGGCGGTCGACCGCTCGACCAGATTGAGGATCGTGTTCTGTCTGAGCGGGTC
Proteins encoded in this region:
- a CDS encoding FkbM family methyltransferase, whose protein sequence is METERPYITEGQFGIRYLVHPESALDKHIVDSGMLPDWIATRLGELIPPDSVVLDIGANAGLVTLPLARLAVPEGTVHAFEPDFQNASQLQTNVELNRLSNVVVVPAAVQDDPSVETVTLHVRRAIDGDGKTNRGLSSLHRLSVHEVRDEHVLATTIDRYVNENDIGPVRFMKVDVEGAELEVLRGGDATIRRDLPIILYEYSSIIDGLGGGDGSLRSFSHLSSMGYRQYEIDREIRLIALDEPRSEPMDSNVLCIHKSSPVRIPTDWFEAQE
- a CDS encoding class I SAM-dependent methyltransferase: MRLSDEQMAMALMQLRSELTTGRYTAFCLQQGFLPVPIHFYHPIPDVGDLVERDVWATCSELPGVDFRADDQKDLLLSLGAQFGDECAWPATVDAESNGFFTDNGSFSFGCAGSTHMMVRHHRPRHVIEIGSGMSSRVIAKALELNGAGEHTIVDPYPVEAAVTRGVGERTTLVKERVELLEPSFFDKLGSGDILFIDSGHVVRIGGDVNFLFLEVIPRLQPGVVVHVHDIPMPDEYPRSYATSSTPMFWTEQYLLKAFLAFNSEFEVLLAMAFLQSRHLDVFRRAFPHYDPAADKLGSGSFWMRRRT